TCTACCAGAGATTCAGTTTACCAGAAAGATCCCTCAGTTTTGTCAATTCTGGGAGGGGCCTGAATTGGGACCCTCCTTTGAAAGTGAATAGAAGGGTGTCTGTAAGGTGATTAATTGGGCAGACTTTTGTTGACGGTCCTGTGAGGGCAATTCAGACAGAGGATTACTAAAATGAGTACTCAGGTAAAGGAGGTTACAAGGAAGCAGTAAGAGTTATGCCCGTCTTTTGTATTAGGTACTTCCTGTGTCCTTAATTTTTTATCAGCTTTTTTTGCAATGAAACTTTCCATGAAACTAGTTTTGGAATTTTGAAGCCTTTGCTTGTAAGTGCACTTCCTAAATGATCATCCAGTTGGAATGCTCTTAATAATGGTGACTGTAATTCTAAATTATTCAAAAGTTCACCCATTTTTCCAGAAAGACACAAGAGCCTGGCCCAGGGACCAGGTAGTTAGATGGAACCTATCTTGCCTCTGGATTCCCTAAGATATTTTAGTTATGGGGGCCTTATTTTCCAATAGCTCTTCTAAAACACTGGGAATCAATGTGTTTTTTGAACAGGATGGATGACTTCAGGAAGcttcaaaaacagaaacaaaagagtaCTGGTCAGGAAAAGTGATGccttcataaaaacagaaaggacaAGGCTTTTGATCAGACCCCAGATAAAGCCTGCAGAGCTCAAACAATGCAAAATGAGCAGAACTTGAATCCAGGAGGAAGGTTACCCTCAAACTCCAGGGTGGAGGGAGCTCGACGGACCCAGTGGGTCCTGCCCCCCGTTTGCTCGCCGGCCTCGCAGTTGTTGGGGGTCTTCTCTGGATCCCACTTCTCTGACACCAACTGATGTCAATCTCGAAAATAAAATGGCTAGTTGTTTTATTAGCAAAATGCGTTTCTTTGGGAATAGCAGAAGAATGACAATGCAGGACAAGCAAACTATGGAAGCACCACAGACAAgtccaaagagacaaaggaaagatCAGCTCTTATTAGGTTTTAGGAGACAATTGGGGAGGGTTGATTCATCAGAGAAGAACAAGAGTTTGAGGTTGTGGTGATTACTCCTTGGCTGCCAGTGTGGTTAGTGCGTTGtttctggggcagggagggatctTCCTTCTTGCTGGTTATGCAGGACATGAGGAGGGCCGTGTGCAGGAGAGCTCCCCCTTCAGACTCCCCCTGCTGCactttaaatgaggtttcctttattcattttcacactCCCACTGTGCCTGTGGTACCGTACCAGAGGCcagggatggggcggggggggggggggggcggaacaGTGGGTGTCTCCTGAGTGGTTACTCTCGCCCAGGTCCTGCTCTAGGGGCTGGACGTGCACCAACCTGTGACCCCCAACTCATTACTCTGGCTGGTGGCAATGCCATTACTCCCCATTTCCCATGTGAGGACACTTAGGAGAAATCATAGTCCTGACCGAAAGggtatttcagaaaatattccaTCTGTATGTCAGAAACAGTCCCTTGAATCATGGGGAAGATAGATCCCCATGAAGAAACCCTACCACACTGGGAAGAACATACGCTGAGAATCTtccccccagccacccccagagGGACATGCAGTCATTTACTATGGTGACTGTGGAGTGGATAAAGGGATAGAATCTGTCTGTTTGGAGATTCATGGTCATTGGGTCTGAACTGAAAATACTTCCTGAGACCCCAAAGTCTCACTGTGGATCACCAGTCGAGAAGGAACTTAATAGGGTTAGATGATCAATAAAGTTTTGTCTCAGGTCCATGGTTTCTTCTAAGAAATCCACTGTCATTTAAGAATTGTGGGTAATATATCGTTTAagtctggctgctttcaagatattTCGCTTTCATTTTTACAAACTGGATTACAACTGGTCTGGATGTAAACACTTTTGAGTCTATACTGCTTGGAATTCTCTTAGCTTTTTAAATCTACAAGTTTGCATTTCACCAAATTGGAGGCATTTTCAGTTATCATTACttgaaaacttttttaagatttcacaggCCAAATCGATGCTGACTTCACCTTCCTACTCTATTTTACTGGTAACAAAACTATAAACGAGAGGCGAGCAATAGTTGATGGGGCCCCCAGCCATGTCAGGGTGTTCTACAACAGCTTCTGCTTCCTACCTCTCACTCCTGTCCATGGGTAACAATTTTGTTATGTGTTTCTCAATTTGAAATTGCTTTCTGCAGAAGAGTCTATATTCAATTTCAATTTCTCAACTCAATTCTAACTCTTCCGAGGAAGCACAGAATAGCCCTTATTTGAGAACCCAAATGCCACGGTCTCTGTGATCACTAATTTTGTGGGTCACCTTGACTGATccaagggatgcccagatagctggtaaaactgAGTTTGTCCATGAGGGTGTGTCTGGAAGAGATCAGCGGACAGAGTGGGGATGTCTTTTCACCCATCTGTTAGGCGCCCtaatgaaacaaaaaggcaaaggaagggtgaattctttctctcttcatgaGCTAGCAAGTCCGTCTTTTCCAGCCCTCTGACCTGGGAGCTCCTGGTTCTCGGGCCTCAGACTTGGGTACTTAAACAAGGAGCCCCTTTGGACTCATAGTGAGCTACCCCACCGGTTTCCTGGTCTCCAGCTTACACACAGCAGACTGTGGGGCTTCCCTGTCTCCATAAGGGAGTGAACCAAATGCTATCATTTCAGAcagagatatatagatatagatacttCCTACTGATCCTGTTCGCTCCGGAGGACCCTGACTAACACACGATCCTAACCATTTTTTGTCACCAATCACACATCTCCGTGTTCTTCTGGATACTTTCTATTTTTAGTGCTCAATAACCTCTTcttcataattaattttaaaatgctattcttAGTTTCATTTCCGAACTCTTCCATCCCTTCCTTTTGGGTTGATTACCAACGACCAATTCAAAAAAGTGCTTATTTTGTCTTGTTCTCGGTGATAGAAAAAGATGTCATAGGAAAATTACGCAACTAAGATAAATAGCATAGTCCCGGCTTTCAGACACCCACACTTCTATCAGGAAGTTAAGCTCCAACACATATTACAATATAGCATAATAACATAAATACGTTACTTAGAACTGTGTTGACACAAAACCAAAGGGAAGTTTAGGAGAGAAGTAAAAAGCTCAAATGTACACAAGGGTGATAAAACAGATATAATACAGGCATTCTTAACAATGGGGTGGAAAATGTTTATATCAATTCTAAGATTTTGTATTATAAAAGATGTGGAAGCAGTAACAGAGCAGCAGGTATTTTTCAAAACAGCTTGAGGACATATCTTTTGCTGGAATGATGAATTCTACTCAAATACCTATTTGGGTtccaatttaagaaaaatatgaaccaaatttcttatttaaattactGTAGAAACGAAATTATTGTGTAGCTCTCTGAAGGCACACGAGTACGGGGCTGGAATGAGAGTGGCAATGTGAGGGCATTAACAAACGTGTCCTCAAACAAGCCACGCggtattttcaaaatgaattttttattcatctttaaaaagatatattcaaagaTTTAATGACTCAGAAAACATAGAGAGATATAAAAGGAAATTCTACTTCCTTGTTTCATTTACCCTGTTTCTCTGAAACCAGGAAATGCTGTTTTAAGTTTCTTTTGCACTCTTGCAAAAGAGGGAGGTAAGACTGAGTTAAAGCATTCCATTCCACTTTTGAATGCCATTGCTTTTGAATTcctacatttattaattataaacaCACCTTGCACATCATTCCATGGCAATGCATGTTGAACTCACCCATTCTTTCATAAGCTCAATAAAATCCCTTTGTATGGCTAGATCCTCTAGGATATTTTCACACAGCCAGCAAAATAACCTATTTGCTGGATATGTagttcatgatttttaaaaatcaccacaatggataataatttttatactgcAATTCACATATGAGCAATCCTCCTGGAAATGAAACTTACAggtcaaagagaaaatacattagcATTTTGAAGGAATTTGCCAATTATTCTCCTTCCTGTAGGAAGCTTGGGGGTAAAAGAGGCATCTTATAATCAGGAAAACTGGAATTAGCTTACCCTTCCCGAGGGGGGCAGGACAGACAGAAGATGGCTAAACCCTCGGAGGTCATTATGACCTCCTTCCTGTGTCAGCTCAGGGCTACCAGTCACCAGCTTTGCTGTATAACATCATACTTTAATTTGTTGaagcttctcttcattttttctattACTCGCAGCCATAGAATGTCTTCTTTCAAACTTGCTACCTGAGGGATCAATGAAACGGTCCTTTTCTCAAGTCTTAATGAGAGTGCCAACATTCAGCCAGATGTCCATCTCTGTGAATCAGGACAAACGGGCTGAGAATTACATAACCAACGCTTAAGACTTCTAGAATGTTTAATATTAGGAACTTATTatcaaagaaagaatttaaatataaagaaataatacaatctggccaataaaagaaaagaaaacaaagcatcaGCAGGAGAACACTGTGAGCGGCTCTTATCTCAGGGGGGTTGTGGTAGAGAACCTTGGGTTTCTGCAGGTAGCCGGCATGCTTGTGGTGCTTATGGAGAACGCATACCATGGAGACACTGGCCCAGCCCATGAGACCCAGAAACAGGAAATCTCGCAGGGCCATGAGAATGAGAAAAACCCACCTCGTTGTCTGGCTTGCTGGTAGAAAAACACAGTGGCCTTCACTTTCACCAATTTGTGACCCGTTTAGGCTGTTGATGTTTTTCATGTAATAGCATAAGTTCATGCTGAGCAAGGAATTGAGTATccaaaagaagagggaaaagggaaggataGGCCATGTGGATGCTGGCTTGAAGCTGGCGCACACGGAGGCTCTGGGGCTGATGGTGGTGGCCTGGACCACAGTGAGGAAGCTGCTGGTGCAGATCGAGAGGCCCCGGGCCAGCCTCTCGAGGTACGCAAACATTTTACAGCCTGTATCGTCCGGGAAGTGTCTCAAACCGGACGTATGGTATTGTTTTTAGTGTTACCTTGGAAAAAAGTATTATGATATTTGTAAAAGCCAAGTGGATGAGAATTAGATGTAtagatttctttttggtgtcccTAAAGAAAATGCACATGTAATTCACAAAAACAAAGACGTTCCCCATCGTGCCAGGTCCAATTATAGAGAGGAATATTGTTCGTTTAATACTAATCATCAGAAACATCTCTTACTTCATGGGCAGGAAATCTTTGGATCTAGCAAACACCTCTTGAAGAAAGCAACAGTAATGATGATATGTATCTGCAAAGAATAATGCGTATCAGAGGGCTTTTCTGGTGTATCAGGAACACTGAGCCACGGCTCATGATGTATGTAATGGAGCAGAGTTTTGTCCAAAGGACTCTATTACTGTCCTTGTGGGTACTCGCTGTGGGTGATTCTATGAGCCTGAAATTCAGTCTTGGGGATGAGCATACAATAATCTAAATTTGCaaccaagatttttttctgtgctcCATACCAGCAAAACCAACCTGCCCGTTCAGATCTTTATATAGCTAACGTATGTTCAATCTCAGCATGTGCTAACATGAACCCCAAATTCCCCCAACCTGATGTCACCCTGTGTTTTCTACTTCGTCATATGATATTACCATCAGCCAACTCCAAAAAAATCTGGGTTTTCTTAACGTCtccacctccccacaccccacaacAAAGACTCAGTTACTCCTCTTGCTTCTGCGTCTTTCATAGCTCACAAATTTAGGCTGTCTCATCTGTCATCATGCCCCTTCTATTTTCAGCATCCGTCACATACCTCAGTTTGATTAGTGTAACAACTTCCTGGTTTGTCTCCTGATTCCGGATagttttttggggtgggggaggggaagggcagagggagagagagagaatcagaaataGGCtcacaccaagcacagagcccgaagCGGTGCTGCATGTCAGGActctgagaccacgacctgagcccagatcaagagtcgggcactcaacccactgagccacccgggcgcccctcctgATTCCAAATTTTATCTCTCTGATACATACACCTTAATATTTCCAGAGTTGTCTTTCAAACCCCCAAACATTTTCTGTATGTTCACTGCTTATAGTTTTCAGTGAGTTTTCCTAGTTTTTGAGATCAAGTTAAGCTGCAGAGATTCCAACTTTTAAATGCCCTTCGGCCAAAGACTTCCAGACAGGAGGCTGTGGGCAGCACAAACTCAGATCTACGACTTGCAGCAGCCTGGCCAGGGTCGGGGGGCCCCTGGAATGCTGCCTGCAAGGGTCTTTATAGGAGGTCTGAGCCCCACTGCGGAATCAGAGATCTATGCGGAACCTGGATCCGTTCAGGATGTTTGATGTCTCCCCAGGGGGTTAGCAATGCCAATAACCAGGAATTGGGTGCTGTCAGGGGACAAGGGCAGTTTATAAAGGAGGGATCCCCAAATCTGGGGGCATAATGTAAAGTGAGTTGGGGCGTCCTCGGGAAGAAAAGAGTGGTCACTCAAACACAGGATCATTATGCCATTTCATAGCTGCGGAAGAACGTGCGGAGAAATGACTCAGGCAAGTGGGTCAGTGCGACCTGTGTCTCTTCTCTCAACCTGGTCGATACTAGAAGTGATTTGATCTTTATCAGTCCAGGCTGACTGTCACACTTTCAGGCTGGAATAAGAATTGctctttcaggggcgcctggggggctcagtcattaagtgtctgctttcagctcaggtcatgatcccagggtcctgggttcgagccccgcatcgggctccctgctccgcgggaagtctgcttctccctctcccactccccctgcttgtgttccctctctcgctgtctctgtcaattaaataaataaataaaatctttaaaaaaaaaaaaagaatttctctttcaCTACCAACATTTGAATCTCATTTCTCACGTAGACATTTCTATAAAACTACAGAAACCAGGACATCTAAGAGCCAGGTTGCATAGGTTCCGTGTACTTGGAAAGCTTCCCACAAGCCTTCACCCCGCACCGTGTCCTACCCCCATTAAGGCCTGGCCTTAGATGCACCTTCGCCTTGCAGGTGTCTGTCAGCATGAGCTGTGTGAAGTCAGTCTCGTATCCGGGTTTGGAACCGGGAGGCCTCAGGACATGGGGAACACGGGCGGTTATGGCCATCagcctccacttcctcccccaACAAAAGTGGCGACTAATGCCTGCACCATGTAGTCAAAGAAAGCGTGACGTGATCCTCAATGCCTAGCACCTCGTGAAATAAACTAGCAGCCTAACAGCAGGAACGTCAGCAATAACCAATGTTCTGGACTGAGAACAGATGAAATATTTAGTCAAGCCTCTGGAATCTACTAGAAATCACTGCACTCAACACACCTCAATGCCCTGATGTGTCCTGATTAAATATGTtcctgtttggttttgtttatctCTGTCTAGGATTTCCCATTTTTCCGGCCTTCTTTCCATCTTGCCCAAATTTCACAGTTCTGAGTCCGAATTGGGACCACCTTCTGTATCACCTAATAAACCACGTCTCTTTCTTTCTGACTGAATAATAGGAACAatggcagaggggggagggatgGTACTCTCCCAGATTATGGTTTGGAAATGGTCAGGTAAACAACTGTAAAAGACATGCTTCACACTCAGTAGCTGGGTGAAGCCCATTCTGGATCTGACACCTACCAGCTGAGCCAAGTCAGTGCGTCGCTCTCAGCCTGTTTTCTCCACTAAAAAATGAGATGAGTGCTTCCTGCTATGGAAGACTGGGGTAAAGTGACCGTGGACAGCCTCAGGGTATTCAAACCTGGCAGTTCAAAAGTAGGAATTTGCCAACAGCCCCTGTCACTTTAATCCTAATGGCTGCTAATAGGTGCCCCATCCAGCGGGCGCGTGGTGGGGGAAGGTGACTTACACGGATGGTGTTCTTATTAACACTAGGATCCGGAGGCTGAAGGACGCAGGCAGGACAAAACCTTCCGATTACACCCATGCACTTGGGGGATCTGTCACGCACTGGGGAAGACAGAGCTGGCTCACATGCAAACACAGGAATGCAGCCAATGAGGGCTACGAGGGTCATCACCGCGGGTGATGCTTGCACAGGCCTGGTGCAGGGGCCACGGAGGCTGAAGGAACAGCTGCTCCCGGGACCTGGAACAGCTCTGGCCCGTCTCGATTTCCGGATAAAGAAAGTGGGCCCCCTCGGTGGGAGCCCACCCCAGAGCTCTCCCGTGGGACCACACCCTGAACTCGGCACCGGGCCCACACGTGTCCGGAGGCACATTTGCTGGAACTGGCCCCCATCATCTTTCTGGCCCCGGGGACATACCTTTGCAGGGTCAGGAGGCCAGGTGCTCAGGCTCCCAGACCCTCCCAGGAACGGCCTTCCTTAGTCAAAGACAGAGGCCCCGTCCCCGCGTCTGAGGGAAAGGTTCTCTGGCACAGGGGGGGAGACAAGCATCCATCAGGTCTGCTCCCGGCTACCTGCTGTGCAGCCAGGCTCTTTGCTGCTCCTTCTGGCAGGtgaaccctcccctccccaagccaTATCTGTACCCTCTGGATTTGAGGAGCTGTTGACTAACACAACCTGGAACCAAGACTTCACTTTTCAAAGTCGTCAGGCTGTCAGGGAGGAGAGAACCCCCGGCGGAATCTCAGTCCCCGAAGTAGAGCTTTCCCTGTCCCTCCACAATTACAGCAAGTGTTGGGTTCAGAAATGGTCTCCGTCTTAATTAggcttaattattttaataggaGGGATGTGCGGTGGGAAAATGAACAACTAGCGAGGCTTCTGGATCCAGCCTTTCCCATCTTTCGGGCCCCCCTCACCTTCCCTAAGTTCCAAGGCTGTGAATCAGAATGGGGACCAGCTCCCAGACACATCAaagtcactttcctttttttctcgaGGTTCTTTTTGCACGGGGAAGCGACAAAGGATGGCTGGAGAGTCTGTCTCCTGAGCACGTCACCAGCGCGGGTGTGGGGAGGACAGGACTCCCCACGCTCCTCCTGTGCCCGCGGGGTTTTGGTGGGGGGCTGATTCTCCTCCTGCCCTCCGCGTTCCAAGCTGGGGcctctgtaataaaagacagGCCGACAAGAGAAGAGCAAGCAGGCATTTATTATCACGTGTACCTCACGTACACATGGAGATACCCAGAGAAAAATGACTACCGCCTTGAGGTGGCTTGGGACTTGGGCTAAACACCATTTTAGTAGAGAAAgggtatgggggggggggtctaggCCGTTTAGGAGGaggtaaatgatttttaagaaaggtGAATGGGCCCCTAGAAGCACAGTTGGGAGGTATGATACGTGTGACAAAGTTTGTTGGGTATGGTGTCCACTCCTCATCTACTCTCCTGTGATGCGAACCAATCTTCCCTGATTAATGAAACTCCCAGGGAGGTGATTTATGACAACTGAGTTCCTTTGGGAGAATGTGTCTTTAAGCAGATTACGGGAGTTTTGAGGACGCCTCTCCTTGCTTTCCTCGTTTCCAAGTGCTCAGAGCTCAACATCATCAATACACCAACGTGGCATCTACTGAGGTAGCATATTCTGCTGCCCTCAGCGGGTCAGAGATCTTTTCTGCAAGCGGTTcatcgtttgtttgtttttgtttcttaaaagatgttatctatttatttgagggacagagacagagagagcacaagtggggggaagggaagagagagagaggcagagggagaagcaggctccccgctgagcaaggagcccgatgcggggctcgatcccaggaccctgggatcataacctgagccgagggcagttgcttaaccaactgagcaacatCCGGAGATGTATGTAATTTTTTAGAAAACCTTATTAAAGCTCTCACCAGTTTTGCAACCCAAGAGTATTTTTTTCCAGGACCCGTGAGCCACTTTTTGCAACATAATTCTGAAAGAAGATAGGGTCCCTGTTTCCCAGTTTCTGTGGGAGATTAGGAGCCCAAGTTCCAGGAGGACCTGATTCCAAACGGCAAAGCTATATCCTGTCATCTGGATCGAGAAACATCTTATGTCTTTGGATAAAGCCAACTCATTTACACAGTGTCACCCAAACCAGAAGAATTTAGGATGCACTATGTGGGACAAATGGTGCTGTCAAGACTTCTGACTTGAGGGCAAACTCTCATTATCTGGAGAACATGTATGCAATGCTTTGTGTCTGTTTGGTATATAAAGAAtgagctccccccgcccctcgTTCTTGCAGTCTCTTTAGTGGATTGGCTGTGATGTGCATCACGTTAAGGTTGAAtgctttttcaatattaaaagtggttttccttctcctttaCTTTTATAGAGAAGTCTAGTGGGTTGGCAAGAGATTTTGTTTCTAATTCTCTTTCTCCAACACCCATAGGTAATAAATGGCTGAATGGAGGATGAATCCAGAGACTCTGACCAAGAGCCTAAGCTCCTCACTACCGACCCTGGCTCCCTTCCCCGGTTTGATGTGTCCTTCTGGTCAGTCTCTCTTCCCCCTCAGCACGCCTCCCGTGTCCCCTAGACTCTGCCCACACCTTTCTCTCTGCATCTAGATGTGTGTGCCTGCACCTCTCCTACTGGGAGTCACGCCATCGGTGGCGGTTCTGGGGTTTCACGTGGATTCCACGGAttcctggggttggggagggaaagaatttcCTCCTACCCTTCAAATTCTTCCAGAGGATGTAAGAATGAAATCGACAGGagacagattagcaggagaaaaaaaaaacccatagtttTATTGCATGCACCTAGAGGTccagtaatgaaattgagacccaaagaaatgaccagGCAGGTGGTTCTTGTACTTTTCACACAAAGAGACAATAAACCTGGGAGGATTTGACAGGACcaaagaaaacttaactttgggaGCTTTGATCgataaggaattctaaacagaatttagGCTGGGGTGGTAATGAGTAGAAAGTGATAAGGGGTGTTTATACAGCTTCTCAGCTCAGAATTTCCTGTCTCTGGTGGATAAGGATGTGTCtttacctcctggtacagggaagGTACCTTTGTGGGAGACTGATTTCCCTGCTTTCAGGGGGATGGAGAAAGGTCGGAGTGTCCTGGTTACACGGGCtgtctcttaagtaacttttatttacaaTCATTAGTATACCAAAGTTGCACACCGTGGGGcaacctgccctgcccccccgccccaccggcTAAGTCCCAACTGATGGGAGACATTTGATGAGTCACTTGGCCTCTCTCTGTTCCTatgctttctcttctgtaaaatgacaatgaaaataagaCCTGTCTCAGAGAGTATTTGTGGACATTTAAGAAGAGATTCCAGAAAGACAGTCAAGAAATCGTTGCTATGTATGTTCAgtgtgagaaaaagaagaatctttCCCAGCCTTGAGGAAAAACCAGGACAGAGAGGCTTATGCGAATGGACCACATGTGCATTTCTTGGCATGGAACCGTGTGAGTCAGAATCTCCAGCTCATCCCTAGGGCAGCTCTGGGTCATCACGATCTGGGGGGTGGAATTGGTAAAGGCACCTGAGAACTTTGGGCTTCCCTGACATTCACCAGTTCTGCAAGTAATTGACAAGTCGAATGTCTCCAAGGAACACCTCCTCTTTTTGATGCTCTTTGTACTTTGAAGaggaaatactatt
Above is a window of Zalophus californianus isolate mZalCal1 chromosome 7, mZalCal1.pri.v2, whole genome shotgun sequence DNA encoding:
- the LOC113926844 gene encoding LOW QUALITY PROTEIN: putative vomeronasal receptor-like protein 4 (The sequence of the model RefSeq protein was modified relative to this genomic sequence to represent the inferred CDS: deleted 1 base in 1 codon) gives rise to the protein MFLMISIKRTIFLSIIGPGTMGNVFVFVNYMCIFFRDTKKKSIHLILIHLAFTNIIILFSKVTLKTIHTSGLRHFPDDTGCKMFAYLERLARGLSICTSSFLTVVQATTISPRASVCASFKPASTWPILPFSLFFWILNSLLSMNLCYYMKNINSLNGSQIGESEGHCVFLPASQTTRWVFLILMALRDFLFLGLMGWASVSMVCVLHKHHKHAGYLQKPKVLYHNPPEIRAAHSVLLLMLCFLFFYWPDCIISLYLNSFFDNKFLILNILEVLSVGYVILSPFVLIHRDGHLAECWHSH